TTGCTTATATGTCATCAACAAGATAATATCTCATTGTATAGTCATGACCATTGATTGAGTAATTAGCTATAGAAGCACGTCCTTGTACAAGCTCAGAAAATATATGAGACTGCTCTAACACATTAGTGTTATTATTTGACCTAGGTAACCCAAAAAATGCATGTCATAGCCACATATCATATGATGCTACTGCTTCCAAAATAATAGTTGGCTCTTGAATATGATCATAATATTGAACTTTCCACATAGTTGGacaatttttccattttcaatGCATGCAATCAATTGAACCTAACATACTTGGAAAACCCAGCGTTCACCATGAGCTAACATTTGTGATGTTTCTTTTCAGGGAATGGAGGATGTTTTCTAGAATCCCAATAAGAGATGTTAACTCTAATTAATTTCAATCTAAGTAGAATATGGAAAGTAAGTTTATGATATCCAAGTTTCTATAAGAGGTACAGTGCATTTTCTTATTAGTTTTctcaaatatttcaataattttctttttaaaaaattataatttttaactttctattttatagaaaaaataagaatggTGTAGTGATTTGATCATTTTGAGTCTGATTGGGAACAACTTATtcagctgaaactgaaatttttttactaaaagtactgtagataaaccTAAAAGgtagttaaaatagtacagtgaggctcataaataatatcaaaaagtgcaatgagacccatgaataataacaaaataatctaaatagtaaaaaaaaaaactggttttttAAACAATCTCAATCACTCACTTTATATGTGTTTACAATGAAAACTTCATGATATAGTGATGGATATAAATAGGCATGTTTCTTGCCTATTCAAgaatataaatacaaatatctatcaataatttttttaacattttagaTTGTGtgttattaatatatttttactttttttagactttgtttcaatttttttaagcaaaaataccatatttttttcaaatccaTTATTTCTCATATTAATCTTAGAAAATGACATCTAAACTTTATTAtacttataataattaatataacaaaattaatgtATTTATCATATgagtaatatttttaattacataaaataaataccaCAATATCAATAAAAGAAGTTAGGAAATGTAAATGGTTCAGACTAATATTAGTGAATTCACTAAtggttaattttaaatttttttgcatgaaTTATTGtcaaatataataaacatgagaaagaatgtcatattctaaagtagtagttattattattattattattattattattattattattattattattccaaacaaaaatagtttcctatataaaaactataaaaataattattatataaattcctctaataaaaataattaatgcacaaaTATAGATGATGATTACTATAAATGCAAACTCATCATCACTAAGTTACCTTACatggtttaaaattttcattcataaCTATTGACCAAGaacaaaatcaaccaaataTTATTCACAAACTAAAAACTAACTATAGAAATTAACATATCTATTCACCAATCTAGGTGCAAAACATACAAACTCAACCACCTCTACTCTAAGTTACCTTTCATGGTGGTTCCAACAATTAAGCAGTCCTATTAAACATGCCTCAAGCCACAATCAAACCACTCACTCACATAAATCCTTTACAAATCCAACCCTCACAACCATTATGGCATTATCCATAGCCATCACACAGTGGCCGAGCCTCCTCACCTGTACTACtcaaagtttctaaaattttaaagtttttaaattaataattttatatgaatCTAATTAATGTATGCCTatctattttgggaaaatttttataaagaataaaaaaagctatcaaaacagttagtcactttttctttttctatagaaatttttataaaatagtgtACTAATTTATACCCTAAAAACACATATTAGTAAAACCCATTTTATTAGGATAAATCTTGTGCCACAAAAAATGGCACAAGAAGGACTCATTTTATTATCTAACCCTTTTGTAGCCCATAGCCACCAATAATCCCAAAATCACCCTTGCAAGCTTCAATCAACTGTCACAGAAGCCCAAATCCATCCACCATGAAATCCCCTTGGCCACTCCGTGGGGGAGTTACAGTGTGTCATAGCCTTGCACAGTAGATTTTATGGGTATTTGAGAGatggttttgttttgtgctATACCTGACAATTTGATTGATCtggtttgatttgatttctTTGTATAAAAGGTATAGTGTTttctagatctactcaatttgATGGTttactttctcaacaaaaaaagaaaaaaaggaaaagaaaaaaaagacagtTTAAAGTGCAAATTTGAAGTTTTGGACGTGAGTCTTTATTCTGTAGGTCATTAAAATCCGTCATAGAACTCAGCTTATTAAACTATTCACTTGCCACGGATTTACCGATTTAGGGCTTTGACTAATggcttgtttgggagtttagagaaggaagagagtagaggggagtagaggggaggggagtagtggggaggagagtagaggagaatgattaccctccaccttgtttggatgtttttataattagtaagggggaagggagtaattagcccttccccttgtttttaacattgtaattttataaatataataagggtaaattaggtaatttactttatcaataattttatgtgctctactctccctccaaatctctccaatttgggggaattaaaaatgagggggttggaagTAATTGAAACTCCTTCAaaccctccccctccttccttaaaaaactctcaaacaaggtaattgaattactccccttccctctactctactccccctccttttttaaacatccaaacaggccataagttTAGTcgtattaaaagtttaaaattaattcatataattataataaaaattgagctGATCTTGAGCTTTTCACCATGCTAaagtaaattttcaaatttagttcatttttttatCGAAATAAGTTCGAACTTGTATCTGATCTACTTAATTAATTAgcattttcttatatatagttTACACCataaccttattttttttctttcattttaaccTTTCACAAGTCCATGCTAATAATTagtaaataaattatagttgttattatattatttgagttaattagataaaataatttgcgtgtttggatttttaaaaactagattcattaaacttatattattaaaaattatatgtatttttaataCAAAGGGACAATTTATATTgtcaataaattcaaaataatgatTTGATATGttatgaatttattataaatttacgTGAATCCAATTCAGGTATATACAAGTATATTTAcatgtatatatttaaattcataatatttcaTACATTACAATAGAATCTTATACTTATAAGCTTATTCGCAAatacattattttgttttgaacttGGCTCGTTTAATAATTAAGCATAAACTTAAGCTTGGACTTGAATTTAGCTTGTTTACTAATTGGCCTAGTTTATCTACACCCCTACAAAGGTTTTATGAGCTTGCAAATATTTTGAAAGGCCACTCAAAGAACCCAAGACAAATTGTCATAATGCCCTTTTATTCCATCCAAATGACAACTCTCTTGTCTTCCCCCAAAAGGGAGGATGAGGATATATTAATAAACAAGAACCCCCTAACCTTATGTCCAAGAATTGCCCAATTTTCCATCCAATGTTTTTTTATCCGTTACCCTCATCTTATCTAAGTATAAACGATGATGCATGAATCCAACACATTTCATTGTCTACTATTTGAATACGATTATACTTCCGTACTTACCTTTGCATTTTCAAATCGAGTAGGCGTAGAAAGAGGAGACTTCATATTCGTTATGTCAACTAATTTAGTTTCTACAGATTCATTTATAGGATTACAAATGCCAATGCAAATTTCTCTAAGAATGATGCACAAGAGATTGGAAAAATCTTGCCTCCATCAGTAGAAAAACAAAACCTTTTCAGATGGTAGGATCATTAATACGGAAAACCTTGAACTGCTGCACAAATTTGCTACGATTAGGTACTTTTAGAGCTTAGAATAAATGATCCAATTCAAGGTTTCTTAACAATTTAATCTTTCGAgacaatcaataatttatcatatatGGTAGTAGAACATGTAATCTTGAGTGGATAATCCATAATTTATAGACAGGAATTAGAATTacaataatgtaatataaaatgACCCAACTGGAATTAGAATTAAAACAATTTATAGAAATGACCATGGTCATTTCACTCTCAATGATGCAAAGTTTATCGGCTTAAGAAAGTTGTGGTGTGATCCAAAGCGGTGGACGAAGAACAGAATAGAGATCCTGCAATACGGGTAAGGCTTGTATCTCACCTCCCTTGTAATTGTAGATTCCAGTATCATTGCCACTAATTTGGTCAGAACATTGGCAATAGTCATGAGTGAAGTATATGCAACTAGACCTGCAATCAGTACAGCCAAAATCCCGAACAGAGAAAGTGTAGTTATTTCCCACAAACAGGGACCAATCTCCCAATGAATCCATTCGCTTCCAAGTCCTAGTGTTCATATCAAGCTTATACACTTCAAAAGACCTTGTCTTCAAGGATATATTGCTTATAGTCTCAATCACATCAAAGTAACGAAATACCATACAAAGTTCACCTCCCAAGTCCACAAGATACAGTAGATACCTAGCCTCGTCTGCCACTCCAGGAGGTGATGGTGCAAATTCTATTGCCACTGGGTCAATGCCAgaaaaatcacaaaccaaaaGTTGTCCTGTGCATTTAGCTATGAAAAAATCTCCATCAAAGTATGTGATGTCTGAGAATCCAGTACCAACAGTATTGTCTAGTCTAATTTCGGACCAAACATGGTCACCAGGCTTAGCAAATGCTAACTTTCTATAACATGAATAAATAGCCATAACTATAAAATTAGGAGGATTTGAAGAAATGACTACCTTGTTAACATACCAATAATGCATAATAGAATTTTCGTTCTcatcacccaaaaaaatagtCTGTGAGGGGAGAGAGATACTGGCTCTTGATAAGGGGTTGAATAGTTGGATTTCCATATTGTCAATACCAGCAATGACTAACCAACCAAAAGGAGAGCCCCAGCAACGTTTTCCTACAATCTCTGGCAAGTCAAACTCGTAAACTTTGTTGCTAGACAAGCTGTAAAAACCACGTGAGTCATTGTTTTCTCTGTCAGCAAGCAACAACCAAGGAAATAAGGATTTGAGGTTGTTGTTCTTAGGAGTAGTGGTGGCATGGTACCATGACCAACAAACTGCACCAAAGTGAACATAGTCTTCGAGTGAGTGGACTTTGTTTGCAACAAGCCTCAAGAGATCAACTGGAATAGAAGACCAATCTGGGGCCATCCCTGCTGCAATGAAAATTCTGGTTTATGAACGAAATCCGAAAGGGTAATTTTGATATGAAGGAAATAAGAAGAAATGGGTGACTGCTTTTCCTACTGCTATTTTAGATGGATTGAATTTGTAGTGTACCAAACTTCCAACTACATATGACCCCAATCCCAGCCTCCTTTGTTGAAAGTTGATTTTTCTATTACGGTTTACAGATGACGTGTGCACAGAACCAATCAtgatcctttttcttttttttttgagaagtgcgGCAGGTATTTTcggaaaaaaaattaggtagaaaattattattaattgtaatttaaatttttatctttgaaattattttgtggCTTATcaataataaacaataacaacttaacacttagaatttgttatgaatgtatggtaaaaatattgtagatatatcattactattttcttttcttttttcatttttttttatgaaagtttatttttatagaacTCTTGAAGTGGTGGGGACTGGAGAAAGCTGAAATGTAAGTAAAGAGAATACTACATACACAATAGTTTTTACAATTCATGAGTtgctaaattattattaattctaataTAGACCTCACTTATAATACTTTAttattcaccatttataatttgCCAACTCATAtagttgtaaaatttgttgtgatttttattATGCCTTTAGatttattagtaagtaaaactATATTGTTTTGATCATTAATGCGTGTAAAGTGGAATCTCATACCTATTTAGCCTTGAATTTGCATAcaattttggtgttggcgtgtgagtgtattctcttatctcatcttctttctctatgtgtgtgtgtttctcaaataaaaaaaaatctagccttgaatttaaaatgttttaaaacttaaatttaaaggaaaaaataaaataaaataattaaaaataacttAGGATTAGTTGACagaaaaattaaatccaaaaaataaatatttgaataagAATACCATGTGAACAACCCATACCAAAATGATTTTTAGAAATagaattttgctaatgtgtgccttggaacacaataattaatcatttttggaaaaaaaaatttctcgaaaattgaaaaagtagtGACAACTTAACTGGACCCTTAGAAATAATACAAGCAAAAGTAAAACTTATGCCCAGGGCTCTGAAAAATTGGATAAAACACAATCTTGACACATGATCAATAAACATGATCAATTTTGGACATGTCATATCTACGTCCACGTGGTCAATTTTGATCACAATGTCATGTCCATGTTTCCATCATTGCTCTAACACTAGACACAAGCCAAACCCTTTCTATTAAAGGGTATTAAGGAAAACGTTTCAATCCCCCGAGAAaacaaaattcaatgaaaagaGAAGTCATGCAGTGGATGTGTGTGTTTGCTGTGCAGACTAAAATAGTTCAAAtgaactaaagaaaataaataaagaaataaagaatctgTCATTACAATTCACAAGCATAAATAATATGGTGGTGAACGTGTGTAATGGCAATGAATTTTCATCTTGAACCCATGATGCCTTTTTTCTTTATCCCTGTGTGTTAACAACATACAAATATTATGCATACAAAATTGCAGAAATgatatatcattattattattaggtaGTTATTTCTTTCACAACACAAATCAAGCAACGATTTAATTAGGAGTAAAGAATTCTCTCTCTAAATATATAAGACAGGAAAATTAATTCTACCGTAGATATTTTTATAGACAAAATTAGCTCAGCAATGGAGAGTGAAGGTAATTTCTCCTCCTTACAATCTATTGCGATATCCATAACTGTGTCCACTTTGATAAGTTAAGAGTTATCTGATCATGGTACAATGGAACCGAGATTTCTGCAAATACTGAAACCCCAGAAAGAATTCCCAACTCAAATCTTTTCCTTTTGACGGTGGGATCAtaaaagaatatgaaatatagaaaaaagaacCTAAAATTATTAGAAACTGTCACCCATTATTCCTACTCTCTTTGCTCCATTTCCATCCACACAATCAGAATTGTAGAGGGGTGGTACGCGTTTCAGTTTATGAGTTTCAGCCGCAACTGGTTTACGAGCATGTTCTTCTCGACATGGAATTTCACTTTGATCAATGTGCCCATTGCCATAAACCTCAGCATGCTTTGCAACAGATGGTCTTGACTCAACCTCCTTATCCCCTGAATCTTCTCTTACAAATTTACAATCCATTGAAACAGGATCCATCTCACTGCAGGAAACCTCCTTTAACTCAACTGGACACCACTCAGAATCAGCCATATTCACATCTTCCAGATCTTCTCTTCCAGCCACAGAATTAAATGCAGCAGAAGATTCTTTCTCATGGCTAGAGAACTCAACTGAAATTGGTGTATGTGACCCAGAATTGGTCGTGTTTATATCCTCTGGATCTTCTCTTAAATCTTCAATGCTTATTCCAAAATATGACTCAGTTTCACAGCTGGCAACCTCCTTAGAAACAGAACTTGACTCGACGTAGACCACCTCCATATCcttatgattttcttttagaGCTACAGGGTTGATTCCAGTAGATGACTCTTCTTCACAGCTAGAAACCTTTGGGTGCGGACTACTATCATCAGACGATACCGCAAAACCATTCATGTGATTTAGAGACTCCACAGTTGTGGAGCATTCAACTTGTTCTTTTAGGCAAGGCGCTGCTGTCACTTGTCCCatctgctgctgctgctgctgctgctgctccaCCGAAGGTTCAATAGGTCTAAGACATGATGGACGAGCACTCACCCTGCTCAACAAGAGGAAAAATAGGATCATTTAGAGTATCTGTTACAAGACTAGTGTATTTGATTCACACTCAGGCATACAAAAGCAAAGACTCCACAAAATTTCAAGCCAAGCATAAACACTGGCTAGTTTTTAAACAAAGACGATTCCCTCTATAGGGACAATAAAATACAAGTTCAATCATGCATATGTCAGCATATTTGCATGCACTATACAATTTAAAAAGGCGTCCAGGCTGAAGATGCAAGAACTCAAAAATCAATGAAACTTAACCCAAAATTAAACTCTCAAGGCAACTCAAGTCAAAGGCCCCATAATTTGAATCACACCAAGCaacaaaattgtcaaaaaacaaaatggttTAAATTGTAAtgtcaataaaaaaagaaggaaaagagggTGGCCAATGGCCATTgaccaacacacacacacacacacatacctGCAATAGAAAAGCATATATGCTTCCTGAGAAAGTACCTCTTTTAATTCAACACTTGTAACCTGAGAAAGTTGCAAAAGAGGTCAGAACagaaaaaagtaaattatttatgatagATAAAACATGAGCATTTGCCAATCCATGGCTGTGTGCATGCTGCAGAGGACACATGTTTCACAAGATGACCTATAGGTTATAGATCCACAAAAACTTTCACAGAAAGGGGACAGTAGCCATCCAATCATTATAGTCCATTGTTTTGCTACTTCCAACATAAATGTACACTGGACATTCAAGATATGGGATCACTTATGAACTCCtttaaaccaacaaaaaagGGGTACAACTAGTTGCCTTAATAAAACATGAGATATCCATGTAAGATTTCCTTTATTAGTATA
This genomic stretch from Castanea sativa cultivar Marrone di Chiusa Pesio chromosome 1, ASM4071231v1 harbors:
- the LOC142621693 gene encoding F-box protein SKIP23-like, coding for MAPDWSSIPVDLLRLVANKVHSLEDYVHFGAVCWSWYHATTTPKNNNLKSLFPWLLLADRENNDSRGFYSLSSNKVYEFDLPEIVGKRCWGSPFGWLVIAGIDNMEIQLFNPLSRASISLPSQTIFLGDENENSIMHYWYVNKVVISSNPPNFIVMAIYSCYRKLAFAKPGDHVWSEIRLDNTVGTGFSDITYFDGDFFIAKCTGQLLVCDFSGIDPVAIEFAPSPPGVADEARYLLYLVDLGGELCMVFRYFDVIETISNISLKTRSFEVYKLDMNTRTWKRMDSLGDWSLFVGNNYTFSVRDFGCTDCRSSCIYFTHDYCQCSDQISGNDTGIYNYKGGEIQALPVLQDLYSVLRPPLWITPQLS